From the Lathyrus oleraceus cultivar Zhongwan6 chromosome 4, CAAS_Psat_ZW6_1.0, whole genome shotgun sequence genome, one window contains:
- the LOC127138756 gene encoding auxin-responsive protein IAA4: METSNQIEVHQTQSSSSSSSSIDSNNYNYPSAISSICKTTDLSTDLKLGLSISPSSQSQLPFNSTTTSSKEETLDWPPINKSILRRNTLVEKQNHSVIQRQRSLFVKVYMEGIPIGRKLNLLEHHSYDELVKALCHMFRTIILCPNSQPLSSWNFHVLTYEDQEGDWMMVGDVPWEMFLSSVKRLKITRADSC, translated from the exons ATGGAAACATCAAACCAAATTGAAGTTCATCAAACTCaatcatcttcatcttcatcttcttctatAGATAGTAACAATTACAATTACCCTTCTGCAATCTCAAGCATCTGCAAAACAACAGATTTAAGCACCGATCTCAAACTCGGCCTTAGCATCTCTCCATCTTCTCAATCTCAATTACCATTcaactcaacaacaacatcatcaaa GGAAGAAACATTGGACTGGCCACCAATTAATAAATCCATATTGAGAAGAAACACTTTGGTTGAGAAACAAAACCATAGTGTTATTCAGAGACAAAGATCTTTGTTTGTTAAGGTTTATATGGAAGGAATCCCAATTGGAAGAAAACTAAATCTCTTGGAACATCATAGTTATGATGAACTTGTTAAAGCTCTTTGTCATATGTTTAGAACAATCATTCTAT GTCCTAACTCGCAACCACTTAGTTCTTGGAATTTTCATGTTCTAACTTACGAAGATCAAGAAGGCGACTGGATGATGGTCGGAGATGTCCCTTGGGA GATGTTTTTGTCAAGTGTGAAGAGGCTGAAGATCACAAGAGCTGATAGCTGCTAG